From Paenibacillus sp. PK3_47, the proteins below share one genomic window:
- a CDS encoding C39 family peptidase gives MSLESFFTLLVEAYESWGSEIDISDVNPKYEASDAVKKMTLIGVHDNQFEVVGARDSDLDYGSVAYWLMKLHDSIQKRFYSRSDPTATTGDLLRRINTATALHTWTRTSNQTGTYASGDLLEGEAGTDQLLTRLMAAEMLVSAYEAILGEIQTVPASKPRDTEDIHAWKASDLFFWSESGDFEPEKTGRWDDWSFMPAIVYDAALRADLKLQEAKAPYGSVVAALATLMKSYEGSEQNVIEDTIVLNERPYEWHVYQQDTGEYSQVNCMPATVEMALRYQGLSDIPSAETLRRDNPWNGVGWTDVVAENVMLQYGLKFTDSFDTTVDLDKMLDHLDKGNILYVMFREADNTEGHSSLIKGYRKSGNQVQFIVSDPNYNIMGPFGYFEYLKDAETLLSDMERHLPRYFIIPPGE, from the coding sequence ATGAGCCTGGAGTCATTTTTCACTTTGCTCGTAGAGGCTTACGAGTCATGGGGATCGGAAATTGATATCTCTGATGTCAACCCCAAGTATGAAGCGAGTGATGCGGTTAAGAAAATGACTTTGATTGGCGTACACGATAATCAGTTTGAGGTCGTGGGTGCACGGGACTCCGATTTGGATTATGGATCGGTTGCCTATTGGCTTATGAAGCTGCATGATTCTATTCAAAAACGGTTCTATTCCAGAAGTGATCCAACGGCTACCACTGGAGACTTACTCCGGAGAATCAATACGGCCACTGCACTGCACACCTGGACCAGAACCTCTAATCAGACCGGAACTTATGCGTCAGGTGATTTATTAGAAGGTGAAGCGGGAACGGATCAGCTACTTACCAGGCTTATGGCAGCTGAAATGCTAGTATCTGCCTATGAAGCTATATTGGGAGAAATACAAACGGTTCCGGCCTCCAAGCCCAGGGATACGGAAGATATCCATGCATGGAAAGCAAGCGATTTATTCTTCTGGTCAGAGTCCGGGGATTTTGAGCCTGAAAAAACCGGTAGATGGGACGATTGGTCTTTTATGCCGGCTATTGTTTATGATGCTGCTCTTCGGGCAGATTTGAAGCTGCAAGAGGCTAAGGCACCTTATGGTTCGGTTGTGGCTGCATTGGCAACCCTCATGAAATCCTACGAGGGATCGGAGCAAAATGTCATCGAAGATACAATTGTACTCAATGAACGCCCCTATGAATGGCATGTTTACCAGCAGGATACAGGCGAATACAGCCAAGTGAACTGCATGCCTGCTACTGTGGAAATGGCATTAAGGTATCAAGGGCTTTCGGATATTCCCTCAGCAGAGACTTTACGCAGGGACAATCCATGGAACGGGGTGGGCTGGACTGATGTCGTTGCCGAGAACGTAATGCTGCAATATGGCTTGAAGTTCACTGATTCTTTTGACACTACAGTGGATTTGGATAAGATGTTAGATCATTTAGATAAAGGGAATATCTTGTATGTCATGTTTAGGGAAGCGGACAATACAGAGGGGCATTCATCCCTGATTAAGGGCTACCGGAAGTCAGGAAACCAAGTTCAATTCATCGTTTCTGATCCGAATTACAATATAATGGGGCCTTTTGGCTACTTTGAATATTTAAAGGATGCCGAGACCCTGTTGAGTGATATGGAAAGGCATCTGCCCCGATATTTTATAATACCGCCGGGAGAATGA
- a CDS encoding YxeA family protein has protein sequence MKKTVIYILAALVVCLVLYLTFKREFDQFNPLYKEQYVYAVINEPAKKEGKNEWVRYRYNLTGYTGEGKKTKVTFSSSNEQKPESYVKVLAKGAYTKEWAVIEEQVIPAKVLNQLTSQ, from the coding sequence ATGAAAAAAACTGTAATTTATATTCTGGCCGCACTGGTTGTGTGCTTGGTCCTGTATTTAACATTCAAACGGGAATTTGACCAGTTCAACCCGTTGTATAAGGAACAATATGTATACGCAGTAATCAATGAACCCGCCAAGAAGGAAGGTAAAAATGAATGGGTCCGTTACAGATATAATCTGACAGGTTACACAGGAGAGGGAAAAAAGACAAAGGTCACCTTCTCTTCGAGCAATGAACAGAAACCGGAAAGCTACGTCAAGGTGCTTGCTAAGGGAGCCTACACGAAAGAATGGGCTGTAATCGAAGAGCAAGTGATTCCGGCGAAAGTCTTAAACCAGCTGACTTCCCAGTGA
- a CDS encoding ABC transporter ATP-binding protein, translated as MNEMKEQDTVLHARNVHKAYGSRGSSQHVLKGIDLRVLRKEFVGIMGPSGSGKTTLLNVLATIDRTTDGTILIDNEDISAMNSAALSAFRRNKLGFIFQDYNLLDTLTVKENILLPVSLSKLSKKQAEREFAAIANVLGIKELSEKYPFEISGGQKQRTAAGRALIHKPSIIFADEPTGALDSKSASSLLSVMDEVNRTREVTIIMVTHDPVASSYCNRVVFLKDGKIYSELYRGEKSRQSFFKEIIDVQAVLGGDNIDGI; from the coding sequence ATGAATGAAATGAAAGAACAAGATACAGTATTGCACGCCCGGAATGTTCACAAAGCATATGGCTCAAGGGGCAGTTCCCAGCATGTTCTGAAAGGCATTGATTTACGCGTTCTGCGTAAAGAATTCGTCGGTATCATGGGTCCCTCCGGTTCCGGCAAGACCACTTTGCTAAACGTGCTTGCGACGATTGACCGGACCACTGACGGTACGATCCTCATCGATAATGAAGATATATCCGCCATGAACAGCGCTGCCCTTTCCGCGTTCCGCCGCAACAAGCTTGGCTTCATCTTTCAGGATTACAATCTTCTGGATACGTTGACGGTAAAAGAAAATATCCTTCTGCCGGTATCCCTCAGCAAGCTGAGTAAAAAACAGGCAGAGAGAGAGTTTGCAGCGATTGCAAATGTACTGGGCATTAAGGAATTGTCGGAGAAATATCCCTTTGAAATATCAGGGGGGCAAAAACAGCGCACTGCAGCCGGACGGGCTCTGATCCATAAGCCTTCGATCATCTTTGCAGACGAACCGACGGGGGCGCTGGATTCCAAATCCGCTTCATCGCTGTTGTCCGTAATGGACGAGGTGAACCGGACAAGAGAGGTCACGATTATTATGGTCACACACGATCCGGTCGCTTCCAGCTATTGTAACCGCGTGGTCTTTCTGAAAGACGGAAAAATATATTCCGAATTGTACCGGGGGGAGAAATCCAGACAGTCGTTCTTCAAGGAAATTATTGATGTGCAGGCTGTATTAGGGGGCGATAATATTGACGGTATTTGA
- a CDS encoding serine hydrolase domain-containing protein, which yields MIKRRWTTVTVLTWCLLLLLSACNDNAPVAEMQNTAEEQNSSEVIGGSAAPVTSSTAEVDSLSNEAGSAYELTIKAANEKADLLTKAYGTNSVQYALIDHGNLAVSGQSGKNDEQGRTPLTKDTLYGSGSISKMFTTVAVMQLADQGEIALDTPVVQYIPGFMMKDERYRQITPRMLLNHSSGLKGTSFTNVYLFEDNDTYAHDTLLEQLAGQTLKADPGAYSVYCNDGFTLAEILVEQVSGMDFTSYIHRYITEPLGMANTKTPLDAPDTAKMAGLYYPAYAGQLPGETVNVIGTGGIYSTAEDLARFSQIFTGEAEELLSGKAAAATMQDEYKTPLWPDDADSSMGYGLGWDSVNLYPFSEYGIQALAKGGDTSFYHTALVVLPEQAMAAAVVTSGGNSTYGQLLANEILLQALKEKGTIAEFKPEKSYGAPVKADMPESMLQYSGIYGATGSTMSINISSGVLTITPEQPTANSAQVYMYSEDGTFRSFDGNTMISFVEEENDRIYVWLRQYAVVPGLGQIAISMYSAEKLQPQDLPAETKKVWMQRDGKKYYLLTEKYTSLLYLALPPTDLNLSDKLPGYVLDKRITGPNSAVSELQIPGISGRDLTGLTFFTQDGAEYLNYDGIILVNEDAVKPFDFSRKSTVTVPPSGYASWYTISEKDEGKVIKVNRPPNASFAVYDTKGTCLYFSVIGSKEPVVLPLGGSIVFAGDAGTTFGVSVQ from the coding sequence ATGATAAAAAGGCGATGGACAACTGTAACTGTGCTGACTTGGTGTCTGCTCCTGCTGTTAAGTGCTTGCAATGACAACGCACCGGTGGCTGAGATGCAGAATACAGCAGAGGAACAGAATAGCTCTGAAGTGATCGGGGGAAGTGCTGCTCCGGTAACCTCGTCAACGGCGGAAGTGGACTCACTTTCTAATGAAGCCGGGTCAGCCTACGAATTAACCATCAAAGCTGCAAATGAGAAAGCGGATCTCCTTACAAAAGCTTACGGTACAAACAGCGTGCAATACGCCCTTATCGATCATGGCAACCTCGCAGTATCCGGCCAATCCGGCAAAAATGATGAGCAGGGACGGACGCCGCTTACAAAAGACACGTTGTACGGAAGCGGCTCGATAAGTAAGATGTTTACCACAGTTGCCGTTATGCAGCTGGCTGATCAAGGGGAAATCGCTCTGGATACACCGGTCGTCCAGTACATCCCCGGGTTTATGATGAAGGATGAGCGCTACAGACAAATTACCCCGCGCATGCTGCTCAATCATTCATCCGGGCTGAAGGGAACCTCTTTTACGAACGTCTATTTATTTGAAGATAACGACACCTATGCCCACGACACACTGCTGGAGCAGCTGGCCGGTCAGACCTTAAAGGCGGACCCGGGAGCTTATTCAGTCTACTGTAATGACGGATTTACGCTGGCAGAGATTCTGGTCGAGCAGGTCAGCGGCATGGACTTTACCTCTTATATCCATCGATATATTACGGAACCATTAGGTATGGCCAATACGAAGACACCGCTCGATGCTCCGGACACAGCAAAAATGGCGGGGCTCTATTATCCTGCATATGCAGGCCAACTTCCAGGCGAGACGGTCAATGTGATCGGAACGGGAGGCATATATTCCACAGCCGAGGATTTGGCCCGATTCTCGCAAATTTTCACGGGGGAAGCGGAAGAACTCTTGTCCGGCAAAGCGGCTGCGGCCACGATGCAGGACGAATACAAGACACCGTTATGGCCTGACGATGCGGACAGCTCCATGGGTTACGGTCTGGGCTGGGACAGCGTCAATCTGTATCCCTTTAGCGAATACGGCATACAGGCACTGGCCAAAGGCGGGGACACGTCTTTCTATCACACAGCGCTCGTTGTGCTTCCCGAACAGGCAATGGCGGCAGCTGTAGTCACCTCCGGCGGAAACAGCACATACGGTCAGCTTCTGGCGAACGAAATTCTGCTTCAGGCGCTGAAGGAAAAAGGGACCATAGCTGAATTTAAGCCTGAGAAATCATACGGTGCGCCGGTAAAGGCTGATATGCCGGAGTCCATGCTGCAGTATTCGGGAATCTATGGCGCAACGGGTTCAACGATGAGCATTAATATATCCAGTGGCGTTCTGACTATTACTCCGGAACAGCCAACCGCTAACTCTGCCCAGGTCTATATGTATTCGGAAGACGGTACATTCCGGAGTTTTGACGGGAATACGATGATCAGCTTCGTGGAGGAGGAGAACGACCGCATCTACGTATGGCTTCGTCAATACGCTGTAGTGCCGGGCCTGGGACAGATAGCTATATCCATGTACAGTGCCGAAAAGCTCCAGCCCCAGGACCTTCCGGCAGAGACCAAGAAGGTATGGATGCAGCGCGACGGGAAGAAGTATTATCTGCTGACTGAGAAATATACGTCGCTTCTTTATTTAGCATTGCCTCCCACCGATTTGAATCTGTCGGATAAATTGCCGGGCTATGTGTTGGATAAACGGATAACCGGCCCGAATTCAGCCGTCTCCGAATTGCAAATCCCGGGAATCAGCGGACGGGATCTCACAGGTCTTACGTTCTTTACACAAGACGGGGCAGAGTACTTGAATTATGATGGAATCATCCTGGTGAACGAGGACGCGGTGAAGCCTTTTGACTTCTCTCGAAAATCAACGGTTACGGTTCCGCCCAGCGGGTACGCCAGTTGGTATACGATAAGCGAGAAAGACGAGGGCAAGGTCATTAAGGTTAATAGGCCTCCGAACGCTTCCTTTGCTGTTTATGATACAAAAGGAACATGCCTCTACTTCAGTGTCATCGGCAGCAAGGAGCCGGTCGTACTGCCGTTGGGGGGATCCATAGTTTTCGCCGGTGATGCCGGCACGACGTTCGGGGTTTCTGTTCAATAA
- a CDS encoding FtsX-like permease family protein has translation MTVFDLALRSMRQNVKHYYLYFFALIFSMSLFFVFASLKYDQQVQNMLDSSVNFTTAFQSAAVLLVVIIGIFAVSSNSIFLRRRSREIGLYQLIGLSKGWIIRYLLLENILLGLGALIAGVLSGALVSRLFVLILMKLLNLDGLPSIHFSVPAALETAAVFILIIFITSLQMIVMINRRTLLGLFQADKQPDLVSKRPSILTAIIALLGIIMTGYGYELSGRMINEQLGVNALLVMASTITGTYILFRVTIRWCLYWFRKRKNGHLGLYNSLSLAPLMHRMKANANSLTLITVLSALTLTLVTMAYSVYYSVEQATRDEYPYDFAMENNRQDAAAFRAELESKGIHYNHYTIDTFRANGVVLDPLTTSGYREGIILWLPAEQLQQSGRDVPVPDYGEAIEYNASALSLYDDIDLSKRYPTMIELRANKQTKSYPLNEIILENIVNPGTSGRQIVVSEATLEEVERRMSGTDDFERVQIDTFQVPDQKELELASSLYQKYKTDDFYSADYYSRYRSLLEQSGLLIFIAAFLGLAFLASTGSILYFKQMSEAEQEKQSFRTLRQLGFDEKMIMKGVLRKQMLVFLLPLFIGIVHSIYAVKASYYITLADDTIPAVIAMGAYAAIYFMFAFFTLGYYKKIVKNAML, from the coding sequence TTGACGGTATTTGATCTGGCACTGCGCAGTATGCGGCAAAATGTGAAGCATTACTATCTGTATTTCTTCGCCCTGATTTTCAGCATGAGCCTGTTCTTCGTCTTTGCATCACTTAAATATGATCAGCAGGTACAGAATATGCTGGATTCAAGTGTGAATTTCACGACAGCCTTTCAATCTGCAGCAGTCCTGCTTGTTGTCATTATAGGCATTTTCGCGGTTTCTTCTAACAGCATTTTCTTACGCAGACGCAGCCGGGAAATCGGATTGTACCAGCTGATAGGCCTTTCCAAAGGCTGGATTATCCGTTATTTACTCCTTGAAAATATTTTGCTGGGATTAGGCGCTTTAATCGCAGGAGTTCTGTCCGGAGCGCTGGTGTCCCGTCTGTTTGTCCTGATATTAATGAAGCTGCTCAACCTGGACGGCTTGCCTTCAATCCATTTTTCTGTCCCGGCAGCCTTAGAAACGGCAGCAGTGTTTATTCTTATCATCTTTATTACTTCCCTTCAGATGATAGTTATGATCAACCGCAGAACTCTGCTCGGCTTATTCCAGGCAGATAAGCAGCCTGATCTTGTCAGCAAGCGGCCCTCTATTCTTACGGCTATAATAGCCTTGCTCGGTATTATAATGACCGGCTATGGCTATGAGTTATCTGGACGCATGATAAATGAGCAGCTGGGTGTGAATGCGCTTCTGGTCATGGCCTCTACCATAACAGGAACTTATATCTTATTCCGGGTGACGATCCGATGGTGTCTGTACTGGTTCCGCAAACGTAAAAACGGACATTTAGGCCTGTACAACAGCCTTTCGCTTGCCCCGCTGATGCACCGGATGAAGGCCAATGCCAACTCGCTCACATTGATTACTGTACTCTCAGCGTTAACCCTTACACTGGTTACCATGGCGTATTCTGTCTATTACTCTGTTGAGCAAGCCACCCGTGATGAATACCCTTATGATTTCGCAATGGAGAATAACCGGCAGGATGCAGCTGCATTTAGAGCCGAGCTGGAGAGCAAAGGCATTCATTATAATCACTATACCATCGATACGTTCCGGGCTAATGGTGTTGTCCTGGATCCGTTGACAACATCCGGATATAGAGAAGGCATCATCTTATGGCTTCCGGCTGAACAGCTGCAGCAATCCGGCAGAGATGTCCCTGTACCTGACTATGGCGAGGCAATAGAATATAATGCTTCTGCGCTAAGTTTATATGATGACATTGATCTCTCGAAACGTTATCCGACCATGATTGAACTGCGCGCCAATAAACAGACCAAGAGTTATCCGCTGAATGAAATCATCCTGGAAAATATCGTGAATCCCGGAACCTCAGGCAGACAAATCGTAGTGTCCGAGGCAACCCTGGAAGAAGTGGAGCGGAGAATGTCCGGTACGGATGATTTTGAACGGGTGCAGATCGATACCTTTCAGGTTCCGGACCAGAAGGAGCTCGAGCTTGCTTCCTCCCTCTACCAGAAATACAAGACGGATGATTTTTATTCGGCAGACTACTATTCCCGCTACAGAAGCCTGCTTGAACAATCCGGATTATTGATCTTTATTGCTGCCTTTCTGGGACTTGCTTTTCTTGCCTCCACCGGCAGTATTCTGTACTTCAAGCAGATGAGTGAAGCCGAGCAGGAGAAACAGAGTTTCAGAACACTGCGCCAGCTGGGTTTTGATGAAAAGATGATCATGAAAGGCGTTTTGCGCAAGCAGATGCTGGTGTTCCTGCTCCCGCTGTTCATCGGAATCGTACATTCCATTTATGCAGTCAAGGCGAGTTACTATATAACTCTTGCCGACGATACGATCCCTGCGGTGATTGCGATGGGAGCTTACGCCGCCATTTACTTTATGTTCGCTTTCTTCACCCTTGGGTATTACAAAAAAATCGTTAAAAACGCCATGTTATAA
- a CDS encoding response regulator transcription factor, which translates to MEFNIFIVEDDQALFEALQAGLEAWAFRVTKPDDFDQVMRSFLEQQPHLVIMDITLPKFDGFHWCREIRSVSEVPIIFLSSRDHPLDMVMALNMGADDFVQKPFHTNVLYAKIQAILRRTYAYGETQADTIEWNGALIDLKRGVIRKSAEEADLTKNEFFLLVALVKSNNSVISRHDLIRKLWEDEQFVNDNTLTANITRLRQKLEPLGLSDAIVTKKGMGYMAVTL; encoded by the coding sequence ATGGAATTTAACATATTTATTGTAGAAGATGATCAGGCCTTATTCGAGGCGCTGCAAGCCGGCCTGGAAGCCTGGGCGTTCCGGGTTACGAAACCGGATGATTTTGATCAGGTAATGCGTTCGTTTCTTGAGCAGCAGCCTCATCTTGTAATCATGGATATTACGCTGCCTAAATTTGACGGTTTCCATTGGTGCAGGGAAATCCGCTCTGTATCGGAAGTACCCATCATTTTCTTATCTTCCCGCGATCATCCGCTAGATATGGTTATGGCGCTTAATATGGGAGCGGATGATTTTGTCCAGAAACCTTTTCACACGAATGTGCTGTATGCCAAAATTCAAGCCATTCTTCGGCGGACATACGCTTATGGGGAAACCCAGGCAGATACAATCGAATGGAACGGTGCTTTGATTGATTTGAAGCGGGGGGTTATCCGGAAATCAGCCGAGGAAGCAGACTTGACCAAAAATGAATTTTTCCTGCTGGTTGCCCTGGTGAAGTCCAACAATTCTGTCATTTCACGTCATGACCTGATTCGTAAGCTATGGGAAGATGAGCAGTTCGTAAATGATAATACGCTTACAGCCAATATCACCCGTCTGCGGCAGAAATTAGAACCGCTTGGGCTTTCAGACGCCATTGTGACAAAGAAAGGGATGGGGTACATGGCAGTGACTTTATAG
- a CDS encoding alkyl sulfatase dimerization domain-containing protein produces MQGLSAGMPFSSIGLVSDGVRLNSILVSPNSGIKTIKDLKGKTVALAKGTTSHVFLVKVLAKNGLKEKDLKIVNLPLPEAHSAFQGGKVDAWATIVYIPEDRVVYIGDFIIWTFPNVGNPNKVLRYAREWYETLDRVLSWQPRIIAPGHGPSLTEPEIIHKALRDTSDALRFLEEQTVIHINKGSSEETAILNIRLPEHLEQSPFLRQVCGPREFVIRGIYRRYTGWYNGNPTHLAPAPQEQVRQAVLDLIGDEDKILAKAGDLQAKGELQLALHIVDLLIGDSGKSDEAYTLKANLLLELADRSQNLFYHNYYKGSAKQLIQR; encoded by the coding sequence TTGCAGGGATTATCAGCCGGAATGCCTTTTTCCAGTATTGGCCTCGTCAGCGACGGAGTCCGGTTGAATTCCATCCTTGTTAGCCCGAATAGCGGAATCAAAACCATAAAAGACCTGAAGGGTAAAACCGTTGCACTGGCTAAAGGAACCACTTCCCATGTATTTCTCGTCAAAGTGCTGGCAAAGAACGGACTCAAGGAAAAGGATTTGAAAATCGTTAATTTGCCATTACCTGAAGCCCATTCTGCATTTCAGGGCGGAAAGGTGGATGCCTGGGCCACCATTGTCTATATCCCTGAGGACAGAGTGGTATACATCGGAGATTTCATCATTTGGACGTTTCCTAACGTAGGGAACCCGAATAAGGTCCTTCGTTATGCACGGGAATGGTATGAGACATTGGACCGGGTGCTCTCCTGGCAGCCGCGGATCATTGCTCCCGGACACGGGCCAAGCCTGACGGAGCCGGAGATCATCCATAAAGCGCTTCGTGATACTTCGGATGCCCTCCGGTTCCTCGAGGAGCAAACCGTCATCCATATTAACAAAGGGTCATCCGAAGAGACGGCTATACTAAATATCCGGCTGCCGGAGCATTTGGAACAAAGTCCTTTTTTGCGGCAGGTATGCGGGCCCCGTGAATTTGTCATCCGCGGAATCTACCGCCGCTATACAGGGTGGTATAACGGAAATCCTACCCATTTGGCACCCGCGCCTCAGGAACAGGTAAGACAAGCAGTGCTGGATCTAATCGGCGATGAGGACAAGATTCTGGCCAAAGCCGGGGATTTACAGGCCAAAGGTGAGCTGCAGCTTGCCCTGCATATTGTTGATCTACTGATCGGGGATTCCGGGAAATCAGACGAGGCATACACACTCAAGGCCAATCTGCTCCTGGAGCTGGCCGATCGCTCCCAGAACCTGTTTTATCATAATTATTATAAAGGCAGTGCGAAACAGCTGATACAGCGGTAA
- a CDS encoding sensor histidine kinase, with amino-acid sequence MFFRYMIARKSWILFFISLLGVTDLLILLDQGVSVEPVSFIYLNSLYMILFVVFFIWRYRKETRYLAAVAKLQEDMAADWIENLPEPDNELDKITGHVLREASSHFKRKLSVVKDAQLIENDFIASWIHEIKTPLTAMKLIMATRQSDPDIRKIETEWLRIHLLVDRQLYMTRLPALESDYVLERVSVQRLAAEEVRELAPWCMEKNLAVSIEGDDATVVTDRKWCRFIIRQLLTNAIKYSPAGTSLTFRTKVTEQENVRLDLMDEGPGIQPHDLPRIFDKGFTGGNGRIHNASTGLGLYLAQTAAAKIGITLQVHSSQAQGTTMRMTFTDSNAFETVRRGQADHIPL; translated from the coding sequence ATGTTCTTCCGCTATATGATTGCAAGAAAGAGCTGGATCCTCTTTTTTATCAGTTTGCTGGGTGTGACTGACCTGCTGATCCTTCTCGATCAGGGAGTTAGTGTTGAACCCGTCTCTTTCATATATTTAAATTCGTTGTACATGATTCTGTTTGTTGTATTTTTCATTTGGCGGTATAGAAAAGAAACCAGGTATCTGGCAGCAGTTGCCAAACTACAGGAAGACATGGCCGCGGACTGGATTGAGAATCTTCCCGAACCTGACAATGAATTAGATAAGATTACGGGCCATGTGTTAAGAGAGGCCTCTTCCCATTTCAAACGTAAGCTTTCTGTGGTGAAGGACGCCCAGCTGATTGAGAATGATTTCATTGCCTCCTGGATTCATGAAATCAAAACGCCTCTTACCGCTATGAAACTGATTATGGCCACACGCCAAAGTGATCCGGATATCCGTAAAATTGAAACCGAATGGCTGCGGATTCACCTGCTGGTAGACCGTCAGCTGTATATGACACGCCTCCCTGCCCTGGAATCGGACTATGTTCTTGAACGGGTATCGGTACAACGTCTTGCGGCAGAAGAAGTCCGGGAACTGGCTCCCTGGTGTATGGAGAAAAACCTGGCAGTCAGTATTGAAGGCGACGATGCCACCGTCGTTACAGACCGTAAATGGTGCCGTTTTATCATCAGGCAGTTATTGACCAATGCCATTAAATACAGTCCTGCAGGCACGTCACTCACGTTCAGGACAAAGGTTACGGAGCAAGAGAATGTCAGGCTTGATTTAATGGACGAGGGCCCGGGTATACAGCCTCATGACCTTCCGCGTATATTTGACAAAGGTTTTACCGGCGGGAATGGAAGGATTCATAATGCTTCTACCGGCCTAGGCCTCTATCTTGCCCAAACCGCTGCCGCCAAAATTGGAATTACGCTTCAAGTCCATTCCAGCCAGGCACAAGGTACGACAATGCGGATGACTTTTACAGATTCTAATGCATTCGAGACCGTCAGGAGAGGACAAGCAGACCATATCCCGTTATGA
- a CDS encoding PLP-dependent aminotransferase family protein gives MYMYLKLMNELEALIQKQPYKDGQKLPSIRVLSEQYSCSKSTIIKALAELEKRHLIYAMPKSGYYVVKGTHSVQDETSPVLDFAAAAPDPGVFPYLDFQHCINKAIDMYQKDLFMYGTAKGMPSLISIVRKQLMGYQVFTEERNIFVVSGVQQALSLLAVMPFPNGKQKVLIEQPGYHLLIEFLETRRIPVIGIPRSNAGIDLDRLEEIFRTEDIKFFYTMPRYHNPLGCSYTNKEKKQLAGLAAKYDVYIVEDDYLADFEQDSKSDPVYTHDNSSHVIYLKSYAKIIFPGLRIGIAVIPDLLAETFRLYKKQDDIDSSMLSQAALEIYLRSGMYGRHLAKIRSRYTSRAKLLHAALAKEAARCGGAFTYESPDYPFIHTHILLNKTVSASQLIAKLKNESILLESLDRNYLRGFERENIVKLNVTNVNEEDIAGGIERIGALLAKST, from the coding sequence ATGTATATGTATTTGAAGCTCATGAATGAGCTGGAGGCACTGATTCAGAAGCAGCCGTATAAAGACGGACAGAAGCTTCCATCGATCCGTGTGCTGTCGGAGCAGTACAGCTGCAGCAAAAGTACGATCATCAAGGCGTTGGCTGAGCTGGAGAAGCGCCATCTTATTTACGCCATGCCCAAAAGCGGCTATTACGTTGTCAAAGGAACCCATTCCGTCCAAGACGAAACGTCGCCTGTTTTGGATTTTGCAGCAGCAGCACCTGATCCCGGGGTGTTTCCTTATTTGGATTTTCAGCACTGTATCAACAAAGCGATCGACATGTACCAGAAGGATTTATTTATGTACGGCACGGCTAAAGGGATGCCCTCCCTGATCAGTATCGTGCGCAAGCAATTGATGGGGTATCAGGTGTTTACTGAAGAGCGGAATATTTTTGTTGTATCGGGGGTTCAGCAGGCCTTGTCACTGCTTGCAGTGATGCCCTTCCCTAATGGCAAGCAAAAGGTGCTGATCGAACAGCCGGGTTATCATCTGTTGATCGAATTTTTGGAGACACGGCGCATACCGGTCATCGGGATACCGCGAAGCAATGCGGGCATTGATTTGGACAGGCTGGAGGAAATCTTCCGTACGGAAGACATCAAGTTTTTTTATACAATGCCGCGGTACCACAATCCCCTGGGCTGCTCCTATACGAACAAAGAGAAGAAACAGCTTGCCGGCCTTGCAGCCAAATACGATGTATATATTGTTGAGGATGATTACCTCGCAGATTTCGAGCAGGACAGCAAGTCCGATCCGGTGTATACGCATGATAATTCATCACATGTCATTTACTTAAAAAGCTATGCCAAAATTATTTTTCCCGGCCTGCGCATTGGTATTGCGGTCATTCCCGATCTGCTGGCTGAGACGTTCCGTTTGTATAAAAAACAGGACGATATCGACAGCTCCATGCTGTCTCAGGCTGCCCTTGAAATCTATCTGCGCAGCGGGATGTATGGCCGCCATCTTGCCAAAATCCGCAGCAGATATACGTCCAGGGCGAAGCTGCTGCATGCTGCGCTTGCGAAGGAAGCTGCCCGCTGCGGCGGTGCTTTTACATATGAGAGTCCGGATTACCCGTTCATTCATACGCATATCTTGCTGAATAAGACGGTCTCCGCTTCGCAGCTTATTGCGAAATTAAAGAACGAATCCATCCTGCTGGAATCCTTGGACCGGAATTATTTACGGGGATTTGAGCGGGAAAATATAGTAAAGCTGAATGTAACCAACGTTAACGAGGAGGATATTGCGGGAGGGATTGAGCGGATCGGTGCTCTTCTTGCCAAATCCACCTAG